In one window of Mytilus trossulus isolate FHL-02 chromosome 7, PNRI_Mtr1.1.1.hap1, whole genome shotgun sequence DNA:
- the LOC134724782 gene encoding histone-lysine N-methyltransferase 2D-like: MENQDTDSIKNLESNLVDTTESDSQTVNGVKKETYHGTSNNIVLLSSTQEITNNVDAVSIKVIENIHPTNKNVSESLTASPFDDHSKVITNVDKDITTQKDSGQTTVNQDNVVSEQGENLTLPKHSLNTTNISSSKDSLKNKNVTVFENSLSAGEADSLTSISVTVSDKNMSADSQPVSSIATTTHKDSKQQEQGTLLSDSSQTIKSEMPSHVEQASHQTIVNNSGPVYHASSVSSQHIDVPLNGSLKESLPSNNADNSLSKVTSTPSQIVDSRQIPLTQPTQLERKHPSFSLAEHPPENIGAPPKLSSSVPPDSEAKSSLPLHHASEGNQTTADKVSVPSSSHSSSLPPSSVPHSLPMPPQAHDNKSNPHLIPIPSLPNSMMSPGMAMPAGMNMFPPHLMNPYFPGMMFDPRMAAAFQHPMFRGMPPLHPRYQQTPPQRAPRSRGPRGPRQSKVHQQHLPPEILRHHGRHPASDSAQIKIDPLLENPTAPHSSVGFTTTPHESSQASSSRSSTPRSHASMTSPVTTQVDGMPHLEPGIPTNMVHPSSQQPPPAHSHGKLDIPPSLPGMMPMAHSYGKHDMPPHTLGGMSSTHESLPPPAHSYHPSISASKPTVTTTSSPFTDSPTVTTVTTTHSDNVPTTNVSASLKQPSSSDGIPFLAMSTSGSIPTSSHSVTSTDMSVHQDSAKVVSTAETSLPLPAHSHPMTTQKVASSGSTPMPAHVHTMVSTNSNQMVTQTAPISSATTSTNVTSASHHTNQDVPSSKSGAPEPERVPSRGLPTSRLPPSVPENQGQMPSNATTPMSMPHNVSAPMSMPHNVSTPMSMPHNVSTPMSMPHNVSAPMSMPHNVSAPMTMPHNVSAPMSMPHNVSTPMSMPHNVSTPMTMPHNAGAPMSMPHNVSTPMTMPHNAGAPMSMPGHFHQQGMVPMHPGMGLPFMQPGMRVRGPRMSSGKQRGPAPDMPAGMMPQFGRFPPGFNPFMSPQIARMAMSQEMMALAQKMSAGGPTISEGEQGAGPPMPKFENLTPNQIEFIRAMRMRPPFPQIPGMRPGMPMPPRNMPPPPRYPGPPMTSPTDAGAHRLPAMPHPSLSGQTPMPPLASPTPSIRSIPESQSPHPSASPIAPSASPMSSFTGDKTPSPVPRSPANSDTTSVGSTPVKQEPMEHRFSSSCLGDDIDARTASQNALLKSLLANMAGGRPPGTPFSEDSEDGSALQLTPEQQKQLEMIERMPVIREVELSAEDWASKTPEEREKILELRKQAFEEKRKEFEEVRKKRKPPAEPRKRKKKPMDQIFPEMFGDGQMMMQQQQQPLQPPPKKRQRRPKQKKVDMEEDKDAKVESFLAQLRMLANVPLQEPKVISAIVNSPVHGSPSVLTGEGQLKGDFGNAYLDGVADFYGSTLLGGLPPLGSLVGLQPPKTMEPGRKLISDGQEIADHLKPKPGHEAAFPGSRGNTPFSMGSLTGMAPNPVVPSLPSQPRIEPRVQALRMSDSPDTVVSSSSPEHEYGDEEMDFPMLKPIDPPAEEDRRCSPALPLLQPIAIKAESLQIKEEKIERKEDYAETSRLMADDISDRKLAKFDPSLAAMAEKDITGKSNSFTSSLSHPLKDKDISVTLTLSAKAAEDIGGVLSSIAELLKIAVPPTYQVSRSPSPDSLKMNLKHKEDPINIHNLIKMKPKFCRNCDMVVLDKGFIRKKSEMPFMIKEDHFTFRESEDEDIAFCSQKCFERFVMVYRSIFKSGGLHSKLGQDPAFFSDKSPSAASLSPFPSTPPTMVSPRGSGFLTPNSSGERTPQLTPTTPTGAPMLMGGMESLTPTRQRQELEKIQGRKHKKDVPPKPPPKRWKNIRYKKWDPSFSQELQPRPETPKSEVEVLWKALGTIITPDPMPEDKRSCVFCQVIGDGPTDGPGRLLNMDVDKWVHLNCALWSSEVYETLNGDLMNVDVAFKRAQALECQSCKKSGATLGCFKVNCSKVFHIGCAQKAGCMFFQDKTILCPTHAPKIFPDNVLTNLSVYRKVYVNRDEDKQVASMIRGQEEGTYALRISSLILHSVGQLLPHQIATGKFHTRDFIYPVGFKSSRFYWSMRRLYKRCRYVCSISDNDGRPEFMIRVVEAGFEDIVMKDSSPRSVWFKVLEPLDKMRRNADLVKIFPSFMTGEELFGLTEPAIIRVIESLPGTDLLLDYAFKYGRCELIEMPLTINPSGCARTEPKLRTHFRKMHTLQSSHTSRSLPAMVTGVTGDINSPYMKQFVHSKSQQYRRLKTEWKINVFLGRSRIQGLGLFAARDLEKHTMVIEYIGYLIRNEVANRLEVVYDEQNRGVYMFRIDSDIVVDATMAGGPARYINHSCDPNCVAEVVPFDKESKIIIITNRRIPKGEELTYDYKFDFEDEQHKIPCCCGAKRCRKWMN; the protein is encoded by the exons ATGGAAAATCAAGATACCGATTCAATAAAAAATCTAGAAAGTAACTTAGTGGATACAACAGAAAGTGACTCACAAACAGTAAATGGagtgaaaaaagaaacataccATGGAACTAGTAATAATATAGTACTGTTATCTAGTACACAAGAAATTACAAACAATGTTGACGCAGTGTCAATCAAAGTAATAGAAAATATTCATCCCACAAATAAAAACGTGTCCGAGTCTTTGACAGCATCTCCATTTGATGATCATTCCAAAGTAATTACAAATGTAGACAAAGATATCACGACACAGAAAGATAGTGGTCAAACTACTGTGAATCAGGATAATGTAGTTAGTGAACAGGGAGAGAATTTGACTTTACCCAAGCATTCTTTAAAtactacaaatatttcatcctCAAAAgactctttaaaaaataaaaatgtaacagTTTTTGAGAACAGTTTATCAGCGGGAGAAGCTGATAGTTTGACCTCTATAAGTGTTACTGTGTCAGACAAGAATATGTCAGCGGATTCACAACCAGTGTCAAGTATAGCAACAACAACTCACAAGGATAGTAAACAACAGGAACAAGGGACATTACTCTCTGATTCATCACAGACAATAAAAAGTGAGATGCCTAGTCATGTAGAACAAGCATCGCATCAGACTATAGTCAACAATAGTGGACCAGTATACCATGCATCATCTGTTTCTAGTCAACACATAGATGTACCATTAAATGGCTCATTGAAAGAAAGTCTTCCATCCAACAATGCTGACAACAGCTTAAGTAAGGTTACTTCAACACCAAGTCAGATTGTTGACAGTAGGCAAATACCCTTAACTCAACCCACTCAATTGGAGAGGAAGCATCCTTCATTTAGCTTAGCGGAACATCCTCCTGAAAATATTGGAGCACCACCCAAACTATCATCATCAGTACCACCAGACTCTGAAGCAAAATCTTCATTGCCTTTACATCATGCATCGGAAGGTAATCAAACGACAGCAGACAAAGTATCTGTACCTTCATCTTCACACAGTTCATCATTACCACCGTCATCAGTGCCACATAGCTTACCAATGCCTCCTCAGGCACACGATAATAAGAGTAATCCACATTTAATACCAATTCCTTCATTACCAAATTCAATGATGTCTCCAGGTATGGCCATGCCAGCAGGAATGAACATGTTTCCACCACACTTGATGAATCCATATTTCCCAGGAATGATGTTTGATCCTAGGATGGCAGCAGCGTTTCAGCATCCAATGTTCAGAGGAATGCCTCCTCTCCATCCTCGGTACCAACAAACACCTCCTCAAAGAGCTCCACGATCTCGTGGACCAAGAGGTCCTCGTCAGAGCAAAGTTCACCAACAGCATTTACCACCAGAAATCTTAAGACACCATGGACGACATCCAGCATCAGATTCAGCACAGATCAAAATTGATCCTCTTCTTGAGAATCCCACAGCACCACACAGCAGTGTTGGTTTTACAACAACGCCACATGAGTCATCTCAAGCATCTTCATCAAGGTCATCTACGCCAAGAAGTCATGCATCTATGACTTCACCGGTCACCACACAGGTAGATGGTATGCCTCATTTAGAACCTGGTATACCAACAAACATGGTCCATCCATCATCTCAACAGCCGCCGCCAGCACATTCCCATGGTAAATTAGATATACCACCTTCACTACCAGGGATGATGCCAATGGCACATTCTTATGGAAAACATGACATGCCGCCACATACTTTAGGTGGGATGTCATCAACACATGAATCTCTACCTCCACCTGCACATTCCTATCATCCAAGTATATCAGCATCAAAACCAACCGTGACAACAACATCTTCACCATTTACAGATTCACCAACTGTAACTACTGTCACAACAACACATTCAGACAATGTACCAACAACGAATGTCTCTGCATCACTAAAACAACCTTCTTCATCTGATGGAATACCATTCCTGGCTATGTCTACGTCAGGTTCTATACCAACATCAAGTCATAGTGTAACTAGTACAGACATGTCTGTCCACCAAGATAGTGCTAAGGTCGTTTCTACAGCTGAAACGTCCTTGCCCTTACCAGCCCACTCGCACCCTATGACAACACAGAAGGTGGCTTCATCTGGGTCTACTCCAATGCCTGCTCATGTTCATACAATGGTATCTACTAACAGCAATCAAATGGTTACACAAACAGCACCGATCAGTAGTGCTACAACATCAACAAATGTGACATCTGCTAGCCATCATACTAACCAAGATGTGCCATCATCAAAGTCTGGAGCACCAGAACCTGAACGTGTTCCTTCAAGAGGCTTGCCAACTTCACGATTACCGCCATCAGTTCCTGAAAATCAAGGACAGATGCCATCAAATGCTACCACACCAATGTCAATGCCACATAATGTGAGCGCACCAATGTCAATGCCACATAATGTGAGCACACCAATGTCAATGCCACATAATGTGAGCACACCAATGTCAATGCCACATAATGTAAGCGCACCAATGTCAATGCCACATAATGTGAGCGCACCAATGACAATGCCACATAATGTGAGCGCACCAATGTCAATGCCACATAATGTGAGCACACCAATGTCAATGCCACACAATGTGAGCACACCAATGACAATGCCACATAATGCTGGTGCACCAATGTCAATGCCACATAATGTGAGCACACCAATGACAATGCCACATAATGCTGGTGCACCAATGTCAATGCCAGGACACTTTCATCAACAGGGTATGGTTCCCATGCATCCAGGTATGGGTCTACCATTTATGCAGCCAGGAATGAGGGTTCGAGGTCCAAGGATGTCAAGTGGGAAACAGAGAGGACCTGCACCAGACATGCCTGCAGGAATGATGCCACAATTCGGAAGATTTCCTCCTGGTTTTAATCCATTCATGTCCCCACAGATAGCAAGAATGGCAATGTCTCAAGAAATGATGGCATTGGCTCAGAAAATGTCTGCTGGAGGTCCAACTATATCAGAAGGAGAACAGGGAGCAGGTCCACCGATGCCTAAATTTGAAAACCTTACACCAAATCAAATAGAATTTATCAGGGCAATGAGAATGAGGCCACCGTTTCCTCAAATTCCAGGTATGAGACCAGGCATGCCTATGCCACCAAGAAACATGCCACCTCCACCAAGATACCCTGGTCCTCCTATGACATCTCCAACAGATGCAGGAGCTCATCGGCTTCCTGCAATGCCACATCCATCTCTATCTGGTCAGACGCCAATGCCACCTCTGGCCTCGCCAACACCCTCAATAAGGAGTATCCCAGAGTCACAGAGTCCTCATCCTTCTGCTTCACCAATTGCTCCATCAGCGAGTCCTATGAGCTCTTTTACTGGAGACAAGACACCTAGTCCTGTTCCCAGGTCTCCAGCTAATAGTGACACCACGTCAGTGGGATCAACACCAGTAAAACAGGAGCCAATGGAGCATAGATTCAGTAGCAGTT gtTTAGGAGACGATATAGATGCTAGAACTGCCTCCCAGAATGCTCTTCTCAAATCTCTGCTTGCCAACATGGCAGGAGGACGACCTCCAGGGACTCCATTCTCAGAG GACTCAGAGGATGGTTCCGCTCTTCAGTTGACGCcagaacaacaaaaacaactaGAAATGATTGAGCGTATGCCTGTCATCAGAGAGGTGGAGCTCTCCGCTGAAGATTGGGCATCTAAAACACCGGAGGAAAGAGAAAAGATTCTAG agcTAAGAAAGCAGGCATTTGAAGAGAAAAGAAAAGAGTTTGAAGAAGTTAGAAAGAAAAGAAAGCCTCCAGCAGAACCAAGGAAGCGGAAAAAGAAGCCCATGGACCAGATATTCCCAGAAATGTTCGGTGATGGTCAGATGATGATGCAACAACAGCAGCAGCCACTTCAGCCACCACCCAAGAAACGGCAGCGACGCCCAAAACAGAAGAAGGTGGATATGGAAGAGGATAAAGATGCTAAAGTGGAGAGCTTCTTGGCACAGTTACGAATGCTAGCGAACGTGCCACTCCAGGAACCTAAAGTCATCAGTGCTATTGTAAATAGTCCAGTACATGGCAGTCCATCTGTACTTACAG GTGAAGGTCAATTAAAAGGAGATTTTGGTAATGCCTATTTAGATGGTGTAGCAGATTTCTATGGGAGTACCCTGTTAGGTGGATTACCTCCCCTTGGTTCATTAGTTGGTTTACAACCACCAAAAACTATGGAACCAGGAAGGAAGTTAATAAGTGATGGACAGGAAATTGCTG ATCATCTGAAGCCAAAACCAGGACATGAAGCAGCATTCCCAGGTTCCCGTGGAAACACACCATTCTCTATGGGTTCTCTGACTGGAATGGCTCCAAATCCAGTGGTACCATCGTTACCATCACAACCAAGGATTGAACCTCGAGTGCAGGCTTTAAG GATGTCTGATAGTCCTGATACAGTAGTTTCCTCGTCTTCTCCAGAACATGAATACGGAGATGAAGAAATGGATTTCCCGATGTTGAAACCTATTGATCCGCCTGCTGAAGAGGATCGTCGTTGTTCACCGGCTCTGCCTCTTCTTCAGCCAATAGCCATCAAAGCAGAATCTCTACAAATCAAAGAAGAAAAGATTgaaagaaaagaagattatgCAGAAACCTCGAGGCTAATGGCTGATGATATTAGTGATAGAAAATTGGCAAAGTTTGATCCTTCCCTTGCTGCAATGGCAGAAAAAGATATTACGGGCAAAAGCAATAGTTTCACTTCATCTCTGTCGCATCCTCTCAAAGACAAGGATATATCTGTGACTTTAACCTTATCAGCCAAGGCAGCTGAGGATATTGGTGGAGTTCTGTCCAGTATAGCAGAACTGTTGAAGATAGCTGTTCCTCCTACTTACCAAGTCAGCAGGAGTCCATCCCCGGATTCACTTAAAATGAACCTAAAAC ataaAGAAGATccaattaatattcataatttgataaaaatgaagcCAAAGTTTTGTCGTAATTGTGATATGGTGGTTCTAGACAAAGGATTCATTAGAAAGAAATCTGAGATGCCATTTATGATCAAAGAGGACCATTTTACTTTCAGG GAATCAGAAGATGAAGATATAGCTTTCTGTAGTCAGAAATGTTTTGAGAGATTTGTGATGGTGTATAGAAGTATATTTAAGTCTGGGGGATTGCATAGTAAACTAGGACAGGATCCAGCTTTCTTCTCAGACAAATCACCATCAGCAGCATCCCTCAGTCCATTCCCTTCTACTCCACCAACGATGGTCAGTCCAAGGGGATCAGGATTCTTAACTCCAAACTCTTCAGGGGAGAGAACTCCGCAGTTGACACCTACAACACCAACTGGTGCCCCAATGCTGATGGGAGGGATGGAGTCACTAACACCAACGAGACAGAGGCAAGAATTGGAAAAGATTCAGGGAAGGAAACACAAAAAAGATGTTCCACCTAAG CCTCCACCAAAACGATGGAAgaatataagatataaaaagtgGGATCCCTCGTTCTCACAAGAACTTCAGCCTCGACCAGAAACACCTAAAAGTGAAGTGGAAGTG cTATGGAAGGCCCTAGGTACAATAATAACTCCAGACCCCATGCCTGAAGACAAACGGTCCTGTGTGTTCTGTCAGGTTATTGGTGATGGCCCAACTGATGGACCAGGGAG aTTGCTTAACATGGATGTAGATAAGTGGGTACATTTGAACTGTGCCCTTTGGTCATCGGAAGTTTACGAAACTTTGAATGGTGATTTGATGAATGTAGATGTTGCTTTCAAACGAGCCCAGGCACTGGAATGTCAGTCTTGTAAAAAATCTGGAGCTACACTGGGATGttttaaagttaactgttcTAAAGTTTTTCACATTGGTTGTGCACAGAAAGCTGGATGCATGTTCTTTCAGGATAAG acaATTCTTTGTCCAACTCATGCACCAAAGATATTCCCTGACAATGTGCTGACTAATTTATCTGTATATAGGAAAGTTTATGTCAATAGAGATGAAGATAAACAAGTAGCCAG TATGATCCGAGGCCAGGAAGAGGGGACTTATGCTTTAAGGATCAGTTCTCTAATTTTACACAGTGTAGGACAATTACTACCACATCAAATAGCAACAGGAAAATTTCATACCAGAGATTTTATATATCCT GTTGGTTTTAAATCTAGTCGATTTTATTGGAGTATGAGGAGGTTATATAAACGGTGTCGGTATGTCTGTAGTATTAGTGACAATGATGGTCGACCGGAATTCATGATTCGTGTAGTGGAAGCAGGCTTCGAGGATATTGTTATGAAAGACAGTTCGCCACGTTCTGTGTGGTTTAAAGTGCTAGAACCGTTAGATAAAATGCGAAGAAATGCAGACTTAGTGAAAATATTTCCCAGTTTTATGACGGGAGAGGAATTGTTTGGTTTAACAGAACCAGCTATTATCAGGGTGATTGAATCT CTACCTGGAACTGATCTCTTATTAGACTACGCTTTTAAATATGGCCGCTGTGAATTGATTGAAATGCCATTAACAATCAATCCATCAGGCTGCGCTAGAACAGAACCAAAACTTAGAACTCATTTTAGAAA AATGCATACATTACAATCCAGCCATACTTCACGGTCACTACCTGCAATGGTAACAGGGGTGACAGGAGACATTAATTCTCCGTACATGAAACAGTTTGTCCATTCCAAATCTCAGCAGTATAGAAGGTTAAAGACAGAATGGAAAATTAATGTCTTTCTAGGCAGATCTAGAATTCAG GGACTAGGGTTATTTGCTGCCCGAGATCTAGAGAAACACACCATGGTGATAGAATATATAGGCTACCTTATACGGAATGAAGTAGCCAACAGGTTGGAAGTAGTCTATGATGAACag aatcGTGGTGTATATATGTTCCGTATAGACTCTGATATTGTTGTTGATGCCACCATGGCTGGAGGACCTGCTCGGTATATTAATCATTCATGTGATCCTAATTGTGTAGCTGAAGTCGTTCCATTCGACaaagaaagtaaaattattattattactaatCGGAGGATACCTAAAGGAGAGGAG CTAACTTATGattataaatttgactttgaaGATGAACAACATAAAATTCCTTGTTGTTGTGGTGCTAAACGATGTCGAAAATGGATGAACTAA